In the genome of Pusillimonas sp. T7-7, the window TGTTTTTTGCGCCGCTCCATTGAAGCTTCGGATGTCTGGTCGTCCATGCGGGTCGCGCCGCGCTCGGTAATCGTGGTGATTGCAGTTTCGGCAATGATGGTCTGTGGATCGGCAGCCGTCGAGGCAACAGGGCAGGTGCAGGAAATATCGCCTACCGTTCGAAAGCGCACCGTCATTGTTTCCGGGATTTCGGTGGGGCGCGGCGGCGTGATGGGCGTAACCGGAACCAGCAAGCCATTGCGCTGCACCACCAAGCGCTCGTGCGCGTAATAGATGGAGGGCAAGCTGAGCTTTTCGCGTGCAATGTATTGCCACACGTCCAGCTCGGTCCAGTTGGAAATCGGAAACACACGCATGTTCTCGCCGGCATGCACCTTGGTGTTGAACAGATTCCACAGTTCGGGTCGCTGGGCCTTGGGATCCCACTGGCCAAACTCGTTCCTGAAAGAAAACACCCGCTCTTTGGCGCGCGCCTTTTCTTCATCGCGGCGCGCGCCGCCTATGCAGGCATCAAAACCGAACTCCTCGATGGCTTCCAGCAAAGTGACCGCCTGGGCGGCATTGCGAGAATCAGTTTCGCGCCGCAAGGCGACGGTGCCGCGGGCAATTGAGTCTTCGACATGCCGAACGATGAGGGTTTCGCCCAGCTCATTGATACGCTGGTCACGAAAGGCGATAACCTCATCAAAGTTATGGCCGGTATCGATATGCATCAAGGGAAACGGAAAACCCGCCGGGCGGAAAGCCTTCTCGGCCAAGCGCAGCAATACGACGGAATCTTTACCGCCCGAGAACAAGAGCACCGGACGTTCACACTCGGCGGCCACCTCTCGCAAAATATAAATGGCTTCCGACTCCAGCCAGTCCAGATGTGTACGCGAAGAAATATCACCCATGTTCGTATCCTGTTCAGTTTTTCACTTAGCTCACATGCAGACCGCATTCCCGGGATAGTTTTTGTTCCCACCACCAGCGTCCAGACCTGATGTCTTCGCCGGCACGAATGGCACGGGTACAGGGCTCGCAACCTATCGATGGGTAACCTTGGTCGTGCAGCGGGTTATACGGAATATCCAGCGCATGCACGACTTCCCATACCTGCTCCAGCGTCCAGTTGGCCAGCGGGTTGTACTTGTGCAGACCAAAGACCGCATCAAACTCTGTTTCGGTCAACTCGGTACGGGTCAGAGATTGTTCGCGCCGCTGGCCTGTGACCCATGCCGGACGTCCTTGCAAGATGCGCCGCAAAGGCTCCACCTTGCGCAAGCCGCAACAGGCCTTGCGCAGCTCAATACTTTCATAGAAAGCAAAGGCACCATGTTCATCGACATGCCTCTTGACCGCGACGGGATCAGGCTGCACCATATTCACCGTAACGCCGTAACGATCGTGAATATGGTCCACCAGCGCCAGCGTTTCTGGGTGCAGGCGTCCGGTGTCCAGCGTAAATACTTCAATAGGTAGACCAGCATCAAAAATCGCGTGAGCCATTAACATGTCTTCCACACCCAGCGATGATGCAAAGACCACGCCGGGATGCTTGCCCGCAATACCCGCCAGATTTTCCTGCAGCACGGCCCATTGTCCAGACGTCGCGGTATTCACAGAAGTCAGCATTGCCATCATTTGCCTTACGCCCAATAGCATCTGGGCGCCCGATATAAAGAATTCATTCTGACCGCCCCGCAGCATCAAGGGAACGACTTAATAGTTAAGTGTTTATCACTGTTCGCCATTAACAGAAAAAGACATAAGCTCATGCATGCAATACGTCCCTTTTTAATTTTTCTGAACTTTTATTGGGGACGTAATATGATCTGCGCACTAAAATAGGCACACCCGGGCAACCAGGGCCCCTTGTCATTTCACCTACAGCATAAGGCTCAAACCATGTCAGAACACCCGACACACGCACTTCCTTCTTACCTCAACGCCCACGACCTGGGCCCTTGGGGTATTTATCTTGAGCAGGTCGAACGTGTAACGCCTTATCTGGGTAAGCTGGCCAGGTGGGTTGAAACCCTTAAAAGACCCAAGCGTTCGCTCATTGTCGATATCCCCATCGAGCTCGATAACGGCACGATTGCCCACTTCGAAGGCTATCGGGTCCAGCACAATACCTCACGCGGCCCCGGCAAGGGCGGCGTACGTTTTCACCAAGACGTCACTCTGTCCGAGGTCATGGCGCTTTCTGCATGGATGTCCGTCAAGTCTGCCGCCGTCAATCTACCCTTTGGCGGTGCCAAGGGCGGCGTGCGCATAGACCCACGCAACTACACGCGCGGCGAACTTGAGCGCGTCACACGCCGCTACACCAGTGAAATCGGCGCCATCATCGGGCCCAACAAAGACATTCCCGCACCCGATGTCAACACCAACGCGCAGACCATGGCCTGGATGATGGACACCTATTCCATGAATGAAGGCGCCACCACTACTGGCGTAGTCACGGGCAAACCGGTTTCTTTAGGTGGCAGCCTGGGCCGGGTCGAAGCCACTGGCCGGGGCGTCTTCGTGGTGGGCCGCGAAGCCGCTCACGATGCAGGCATACCCATCGAGGGCGCGCGCATCGTCATTCAGGGTTTCGGCAATGTGGGCGGCACCGCGGCACGCCTTTTCTACGAAGCCGGAGCAAAAGTCATTGCCATACAAGACCATACCGGCTGCGTGCACAACAGCGCCGGCCTTGATGTCCTGGCATTGCTCAAGCATGTGGAAGAACATGGCGGCATTGCCGACGCCCCCAATACCGAAAGCCTGTCGGCAGCCGAATTCTGGTCACTGGAAACCGAGCTGCTCATTCCTGCCGCGCTTGAAGGCCAGCTGCATAAAGACAATGCCAACTCCGTACGCGCCAAAATCGTTATCGAAGGCGCCAACGGCCCAACCACGCCCGAAGCCGACGACATCCTGACCGCCAACGGCACCCTGATCGTCCCTGATGTGCTGGCCAATGCCGGCGGTGTCACCGTCAGCTATTTCGAATGGGTGCAGGACTTCTCCAGCTTCTACTGGACCGAAGACGAAATCAATCACCGCCTTGAAGCCATGATGATATCCGCTTACGCCTCTGTTTCCGCAGTAGCGAAGGAGCATCAGGTCAGTCAGCGCACAGCCGCCTTCATCACAGCCTGCACCCGCATACTGGAAGCACGCGAAGTACGCGGTCTTTATCCTTGATCAGAACTTCTGCGACGAAGACATCATCGACGCGAGGCCGGCCTGCAGGTCGAAGGGGGCCTCCGCATCGAACAGTGCCCGCATATTTTCCAACGACGGCGATATAACGCGCCGTTGGCACAAAACACGCGGCATGCCCACCGCCACATCGGCAAGCGTGCGCCAAAAGATTCTCTTTAAACGCGCATGACCCAACTGCTTGCAGGTCCTGCGCCATGCAGGCCGCCATGGACGGCGCATCCAGGTGAGCCATATATCGTTGCGTATCCGTCGCCGCTCACGCAGACGGGAATCCTCCCGGCCAGAGGGAAAGCATCTGCCGACCACATCAGCCGCATACACAACATGCCAGCCGCGCTCCTCCATATCCAAAGCCATCAATGCCTCTTCACCCCCCATGGAAAAAGGCGGCCAGTACCCTCCTGCATCAATGAAAGCGCGCGTCCGCATGACACACGCCCTCGCCATGAAATCAAGCAAGCGAGGCCCAGGCAAGCGCCCGCGCGGCAGGGGACTTTGCGCCATGTTCATACAGGCAGGACTCAGCTGTCGGGCAGGTCCGATCTGCATGCAGGCGCTCAGCACAGCGACATCAGGCGCCGCGTCCAGTGTTGCTGCGGCACGCTCCAGCGCACCCGGTTCCCAGCGGATATCGTCATCGCAAAATGCGATATAGGGAGTATGAGCGTAGGCAGCACCAATATTGCGAGCGGCTCCTCCCAGGTTGCGGCGCGCCCGGATCAGCATGACCGAAGGAAACTGCGCGGCAATCGCCGCTGATGTCCCGTCTGTCGACCCATTGTCAATGACGATAATCGGCCACCTGCCGGGCAAACGGCAAATCGAGGCCAGCGCATTCAGAACAGGTATCCGCCTGTTGTGCGTCGTCAAAACGATCGATATGCGTCCTTCACTAGGCATTGCGAAAACCCTGGCGAATTGATGAATAGCCTGCTGCCAAGCATTTTCCGTGCCCGGCAGCGTCAGGCCATGGCATCAACGCGAAGAAACCCGGCCCGGTTCTTCGACGCCATACTCATCAAGTCGGTTGTATAGGGTTTTCAAGCTGATGCCCAGCATCTCTGCAGCCGCTTTCTTGGCTCCTCCGCACTGCTTCAAGGTGGCAAGAATGAGCTGCCTGTTGGCTTCAGCCAACGGGACCCCCACAGGAACCAGTATCTCGGAACCCCACCCCGCAGAGTGCGCCTCAAGCTCAAAAGAGTTGAAGTCCCCGGCAATGACGTCATCAGCAAGAATATAGCTGCGATAGACGTAGTTGCGCAGTTCACGTATATTGCCTGGCCAAGAGTAATCCCGCATGGCCTTCAATGCCTCAGGCGCAAATATTTTTGTGGTGCCGCCCTCAAGATTGAGCTCATCCAGGAAATAGCCCGCCAGCAACAGCACATCATCCTCGCGCTCGCGCAAGGGTGGCAGCACCAGCGGAAAGACGCTAAGACGATGATAGAGATCTTCACGCAAGGCTCCACTGCTGACAGCCTGCTCGGGATCCCGATTAGTCGCCGCAATCACCCGGACATCGGCGGCGATTTCTTCGTGCGTACCAACACGCATAAAACGCCCCGTTTCCAGGACCCGCAACAAACGCACCTGCAGGTCCATGGACATTTCGGTGATTTCGTCCAGAAACAGCGTACCGCCGCAAGCACGCTCGAAATAGCCTTTGTGCTGTCGGTCGGCCCCTGTGAAGCTGCCTTTCTCATGACCGAACAGTTCGCTCTCGATCAGATTGGATGAAATCGCCCCGCAATTGATTGGCATGAACGGTTGTTGATGCCGCGCACTGGCTAAATGAATGGCCTCGGCCGCCAGCTCCTTGCCGGTACCGCTTTCTCCGACCAACAATACTGTTGCCTGCGTGGGAGCAACTTTTTCAATATGGGCGCACAGCAGCTGCATCGCGCGAGAATGCCCCACCATCTTGGAAAAGCAGTCTGGAGCGCCTGATGTGAGTCCCTGTGCTGGCGCCGTCTTGAGCTCCCCCAGCACGCCTCGCAAGCGCCTCAGGCTAACGGGCTTAAGCAAATAATCGACAGCCCCGCAACGCAGAGCCTCGATCGCGCTGTCGACACTTGAGTGCGCGGTCATGAATACAAGCTGCGTATTGGGTAAATCGGTATTCTTCCACAACTCAATGCCGTTGCCATCAGGCAGCTTCATGTCAAGCAGCATGACGTCAGGCTTCTGTCGATCGATCTGTATACGGGCTTGCCGGACATCTGCTGCCTGAGCAACCGTATAGCCGTCTTCAGCGGCAATCTCTGCAACCAGATCACGAACTGCGAGGTCGTCCTCAACGACCAGTAGATGCGGCATTAACGTCCCCTGTTGCTTGCGTTCAGACTTCCGATAACACTCACCCTTATCGTAGCCGTAAACGTAAAAAGGACCAGTTACCAAGCTTGTTTTTTGCAACGAAAAAAGTCTGTCATGAGCGCAAACGCATTTCATATTAGACTATGAAAAATGAAGAAATCCACCCGTATTCTGGGCCGCTCTTCTTTGGCGTTCCAGCTTGCCCGCTCCATCGTCAAGGCGGCCCCCACTGATGCCAGTGTCCTGCTTATAGGTGAAAGCGGCACGGGCAAAGAGATCGTCGCACGCGCAATCCATAATCGAAGCCGGCGGCGCAAAGCACCTTTCGTCGCCATCAATTGCGGCGCCATCACGGCCACGCTGGCTGAAAGTGAATTGTTTGGACACGAGAAAGGCAGTTTTACCAGCGCCTCTTCCACAACCCAGGGCTGCTTCGAGCAAGCGCATAATGGCACGCTGTTTCTGGACGAAATCACTGAAATGCCGCTGGCGATGCAAGTCCAGCTATTGCGTATCCTTGAATCCGGCCAGT includes:
- a CDS encoding sigma-54 dependent transcriptional regulator, encoding MPHLLVVEDDLAVRDLVAEIAAEDGYTVAQAADVRQARIQIDRQKPDVMLLDMKLPDGNGIELWKNTDLPNTQLVFMTAHSSVDSAIEALRCGAVDYLLKPVSLRRLRGVLGELKTAPAQGLTSGAPDCFSKMVGHSRAMQLLCAHIEKVAPTQATVLLVGESGTGKELAAEAIHLASARHQQPFMPINCGAISSNLIESELFGHEKGSFTGADRQHKGYFERACGGTLFLDEITEMSMDLQVRLLRVLETGRFMRVGTHEEIAADVRVIAATNRDPEQAVSSGALREDLYHRLSVFPLVLPPLREREDDVLLLAGYFLDELNLEGGTTKIFAPEALKAMRDYSWPGNIRELRNYVYRSYILADDVIAGDFNSFELEAHSAGWGSEILVPVGVPLAEANRQLILATLKQCGGAKKAAAEMLGISLKTLYNRLDEYGVEEPGRVSSR
- a CDS encoding glycosyltransferase family 2 protein — its product is MPSEGRISIVLTTHNRRIPVLNALASICRLPGRWPIIVIDNGSTDGTSAAIAAQFPSVMLIRARRNLGGAARNIGAAYAHTPYIAFCDDDIRWEPGALERAAATLDAAPDVAVLSACMQIGPARQLSPACMNMAQSPLPRGRLPGPRLLDFMARACVMRTRAFIDAGGYWPPFSMGGEEALMALDMEERGWHVVYAADVVGRCFPSGREDSRLRERRRIRNDIWLTWMRRPWRPAWRRTCKQLGHARLKRIFWRTLADVAVGMPRVLCQRRVISPSLENMRALFDAEAPFDLQAGLASMMSSSQKF
- a CDS encoding phosphoadenylyl-sulfate reductase, producing the protein MLTSVNTATSGQWAVLQENLAGIAGKHPGVVFASSLGVEDMLMAHAIFDAGLPIEVFTLDTGRLHPETLALVDHIHDRYGVTVNMVQPDPVAVKRHVDEHGAFAFYESIELRKACCGLRKVEPLRRILQGRPAWVTGQRREQSLTRTELTETEFDAVFGLHKYNPLANWTLEQVWEVVHALDIPYNPLHDQGYPSIGCEPCTRAIRAGEDIRSGRWWWEQKLSRECGLHVS
- a CDS encoding Glu/Leu/Phe/Val dehydrogenase; the encoded protein is MSEHPTHALPSYLNAHDLGPWGIYLEQVERVTPYLGKLARWVETLKRPKRSLIVDIPIELDNGTIAHFEGYRVQHNTSRGPGKGGVRFHQDVTLSEVMALSAWMSVKSAAVNLPFGGAKGGVRIDPRNYTRGELERVTRRYTSEIGAIIGPNKDIPAPDVNTNAQTMAWMMDTYSMNEGATTTGVVTGKPVSLGGSLGRVEATGRGVFVVGREAAHDAGIPIEGARIVIQGFGNVGGTAARLFYEAGAKVIAIQDHTGCVHNSAGLDVLALLKHVEEHGGIADAPNTESLSAAEFWSLETELLIPAALEGQLHKDNANSVRAKIVIEGANGPTTPEADDILTANGTLIVPDVLANAGGVTVSYFEWVQDFSSFYWTEDEINHRLEAMMISAYASVSAVAKEHQVSQRTAAFITACTRILEAREVRGLYP
- the cysD gene encoding sulfate adenylyltransferase subunit CysD; amino-acid sequence: MGDISSRTHLDWLESEAIYILREVAAECERPVLLFSGGKDSVVLLRLAEKAFRPAGFPFPLMHIDTGHNFDEVIAFRDQRINELGETLIVRHVEDSIARGTVALRRETDSRNAAQAVTLLEAIEEFGFDACIGGARRDEEKARAKERVFSFRNEFGQWDPKAQRPELWNLFNTKVHAGENMRVFPISNWTELDVWQYIAREKLSLPSIYYAHERLVVQRNGLLVPVTPITPPRPTEIPETMTVRFRTVGDISCTCPVASTAADPQTIIAETAITTITERGATRMDDQTSEASMERRKKQGYF